The sequence TTgatgaaaaaatacacataagtTAAGCTTCCAACAGATTAGCCAAATGCACATCATTCTATAAATGCCCaagaaaatataagtatattcatgCATCAAAGAAAACTACATTTTTGAGTGCTTTAGTGGAtttcttattaatttatatataaaaatattaaaccctAAAGTCTTAACAAAATTTCTTAAAAGTGACCATTGCCCTTACCTTATCTTTCACTAGCATTGAAGCACGGACAACTGGATTATCACTCTCATCCAATTTTGTTTTCCATATCAATACTCTGTTAACATATGGGTTATTGTCCTTGAAATTTTGCCAACTTTGAGCAAATTGAGAGTCCTTGTGCAGAACCATACCACTTGCCTCTGTATTAgcctggaaaaaaatatttgttgaaCCTAATGATTGCAATGACTCAtagtaaatgaattatatatattttttaatactgaaatatatatttgaatgaatGCCTGTCAAGGCAATTAGACACAATTAATGAAACTAACAAGCACTTTAAATTATCagtaagaagaaacaaaacaattcAGCAATAAAAGTCAAAATATACATTTCCTTTATATTAACCATGACTGACAGGACTTCTACtactaaataaaataacacaGGTATAATGATCTTAATTTCCTCCAGAGCAAAGTTTATCTCAATAAGGACAGCATCCACCCTTTTTGACTAAACACCAAGTCATTACTGATAACTGGAGGataaacataaagacaaacacCTGAATACACAATTTGCTGTGGGTTAGTGCAAACCACACAATGTCTTGTTCAGGTGAACATTATGTGTATTCCCTTAAGCCCCTTTTGTGCATATCTACTCTTTTTAAAATGATGGATCAATAAGAATTATACTTTTGATTTACTAGTTTGTCTGGCAAGAAAAAAGTAGTACAGCctttcaaaaattacaaaaaagaacaACTCCAGATACACCTATGAAATCCGCAGAATCAGTACTTCAAAACACACCTGAATAATCCTCTGTTCTGCTTCAGGGTCTCGCTCTACTCTTTTCCTAAGCACCCTCGGAGCTCTGTAGACCCTAGCTCCGGCACCACCAAATGTGGAGTGGTCGATCTCCTCTTTCACAGCCTTGGCGGTCTCGGAGATGGTTTTGAATGTCTGGGTCTTGCTTAATTCCTCTCCTTTTTGTGAAATGGTCTGGCCAACCTTTTGTGCCTGCCTTGTTGCTTCTTCTGTCATTTTtgctgaaagagaaatatattatcCCTTTTATCACTTCTCTATAGCAACAATATTTTAATTCTTATACACTTACAGTACCTGTCCATTAGTTTCTCTTcaatacaaaaaaaggagaaaactatACATAATAAACCTCTATTCCACAATCACTTACAGGCTTTCTGAAGGATTTCTGCCTTCTGAGCTTCTTCAACTGTTTCTGAAACACGTTTCTTCAAAAATTCTAGCTGCTGCTTAGCCTTTTTGCTTCCTTCTGCTGTTTCCTCCTCAACAGAATGGTATTTTTCCCTAAAAGAGAAGCAAATATTTAGTTTTACCTTGTCTAAAAATGAAATGTATAAGTTAGGTTTTTCCCTGTATCTtcatgaaaaataaacataagtTTTGAAAGCACAGACATAGTCAAAACAAAATCAGTAAGTTAAACCTAGCTCGCAAAACCTCACCTGGCTTTCTGTAAGGCTTCAGATTTCTCAAGTTTTTCCATATCTTTTCTGAATTCCTTCAAGCTCTCTTTCATCTTCTGATTCCTTGACATTTCTTCTCGGAGATTCTCGATAATTTTCCCTAAGAATGTTGGTGGTCTTTGTGGTGGAGGGGTGGCACTGTAAAATCTCTGCAATGTGTGAACTTCTATTAGGTGTTGAAACTTTAAAGGTACTATGAGAAATTAGTGATCACAAATATggatcaattattatatatatatcagaattagaagaaaaaaaattttgtataaccATGtaatgtttttccattcattttccctggccttttttccccctaaatcccTGAAAGTGGCATTCTAACCCCAAAAACAATTCCATCCAGGTTAAACTTTCAATGCCAAATTCCCCTAAATCTTTTTTGAGAGATTTCGAACAGCCGACCAACCAATTATTTCTAGCGGGGACTTAATTGCCCCTGGAGCAATCTGCCAACTGCTTTTCCTAATCTCTTTCTAATTTCTACCATCTTCTAATTTCCACCAGAGGGGCATTTGTTTGTAATGGCAAACCTACCCAAACATCTCCGGGTATAAAAGTAAATtggaaacaaatattttaaaaaactttggaCATGTTGGGTTTCTAatttaaaacactaaaatttaaaaaaaccagcaaaaaaaaaaataaataaaaatttctataccacaaaataaaaacaaaaaaattaacactaaattaaaaaattgggatttaaataaacccggggaaaatttttggaaaacttttctttttcaatcCCTCCTGAACGCACTCCCACCCCATGGGCAAAGCTTTTCATCATTTCCAAAACCAAAATCCTTaaaatttcacccaaaaaaaCTCCACGGCCTTCACCTCCTGTAGCAGAGggtattttattttccccctttctgccaACGCCACACGCATTCCAATCCCTTTCATCCCTCACCCCAAGCCTAACCccttcccaaaacttttttagattttcccaaaaaatgtccAGCTGGTTAAAGGGGATTTTTAACAAGAAACTTCACgcgcttatgtttttttttccaaaccgtggtattctcttttctcctaaATACTTGTTAAAATCAATgtgcttttttcccaaaaaacagggTGATTTACCAAATTAAAGGGGACCCGCCGGGAAAATAAACTCCCCTTAAAAGGATAAAAACGCACCGGTAAAAGTTTATAAAAGATTCTAAAAATTCCCGCCCCAACACACCGGAAAGCAGAAAAGCCAAGAACTTATTTTTTCAAAGGAAAACCAAACCTCTTTTTCTCAAAACTCCCCTCACCCTCGATTTACACGTTATtaattttctccctcctcccccgtttcCCTCCCCCAAAGAGAAAAAGCCATAAATGCCTCTCCTCTATCCAATCGGGGGCTGGAATCCCTCGGGAAAAAAAGGAGTTGTTTTGGGGAAAGTTTGGTTAAggacgggttttggggggggattccGGTTTCACTTGGCTTGCTGGGGTTTCCTTTCCTGGGCCCGTGAAAAGGTAagctctggttttttttttccactatagTAATGGGAGACTATTTAAAGTCCCTTGATCCGgtgaatttttttattaattttggagGACCCTCCCCCAAACACTCGAAAAACCCGGTTTATAAAACCCACCATTTTTTATcgttggggaaaaaacaaaaaagaaaagaaaagggaaaaagtttttgttttttttttaaccggagGGGGGTGGTCAatatcaaatttgtttttttttccctcccctttgcgCCGGGCCCGGGTTTAAAAATTGTTTGAAGAAAGGGCCTTGGAAATCCATGTATTATGTGGGCGAGCCGGGGGCAGGTGTACCGACGATgagaaaaatgggtttttttttaaatcttgaggATAATTGGGGGAAATGGGGTTTTTGGATATGTTGGTCCTGGGCTGTTTTCTGGGGTTAAAAACCAGCATGgctgaaggggggttttttttccaaaagtgaaATCTGTGGGgaagtatttataattttttaaataggtGAATATTTTAGTTGTTACCTTTTCCCCgggtttataatttttctttttttgataagcAACCTCAGTTTTTTATTTGGTTGAAAAcagatgaaaataatttaaattcaaTCAAAGGATTTTGGGgagtaaatgaaaaattttgggttttttttgaagtTCCACAATAGGGATTATCAATTTTTAAGTAAAAACCCGGTACCTAATTTTAGCCAAGAGgacaggaaaattaaaaaatcaagtaaataaatcaacaaaatttCATGAAACAggggtttattttggttttgtgatTATTTAAATTTGTCCACATTTGGGATGTCAATACCCCAGGCCTTAAAAggttttgattaaaaaaagttGTAATTCTTTGTTACTAAATTTAttaggtttttgggaaaataattaaCCATCTGTTCCAAATtcaattaaaacaatattaaaaattcaaaatttcattaaaatgaaatttataaaccAATTTCAGGGGTAATCTAAGAGGACAAGGTTCCCCTTTTAATAAAATCGAAATTCTctccaaataagaaaataagagttGTGGCAGCGGCTACAAAAATTTTGGGCTTGGTCAGCCATCTTTGGGGAAACTAAAACAAAGGGTTTGGCTTATTTAAATTTTCGAAGTCTTCCAAAAATCCAAATTTttgaagtattatttttttttaaaaacaattttttaataaacCCCAATCGTGTGggtttaggtttaaaatttttggtttttgcaattttttatttaatgttcatAAAGATGCCAATGTTTTCACCAATCCCGAatggcatttattttttttgggtaatttttttaaaactaattaaaaaatctGGACCACAAAATTTATTGATTGCTTAAATTTTTgggataaagaattaaaaaaagaattataaaaaattccaataattatatatggtatgtaaaAAACTAgggtatagtttttaaaaaagtttttttgggttgttgggaAAGAATTTTAAGTTGTTTGTTAAATTTTACTAAAACCAAAATTGAACTACATCAAACCGGGGTTGTGGGGGTTTAAGCGGAGTGGACCATCAGAAATCATATAAAAACCCTAATacagaatttgtttttttttttttcttattgccaaCTTCCGAAAcaatttggggggattttttatccaaatttttccctattcttagggtaaatttaattttctttgaatTTGGTTTTGCATTTTGTTGCAATGAGAAAGGTTTAAAAGCCTTAATAcatttcactggcaaaaaataattttttccttttgtaaaaaaaactcgGGTGTCCTTTGCATTTTGGCATGCGTAGGCCCGGAGAGCCTACATCCTTCTTTAACATCCCctgaattttaaacaaaaaaggggtttatgtTCCAAAAAGGGTATATATGAAATTCTATTTAGAGAGGATATGTTTACTAGTACCCTGAATTAATACAATAAGGGGTAATTTGAAtaagttaaattttaattttttatataaaaaaaaagtttttaaatgtaattaaccaaaaaaaagtcACATTATAGGTTACATCATTCAAATACAAAAAAGGTgaacagtttaatatatattgattggaTTTTGGGGCAATTGCGGGGGTTTAATCATTAACGTTAGTCTCAAAAGTGTTAAACATTCTAAAAGCTTTAACCCTGTTTTCCTCCATTGCCATTTTTTAGcggtttaataaaaattttcgaaaacttgaaaaacaaaagattttcaaaaaatatatattattagatttaatgtttttttttgttaattaatattatatacattaataataataaataaatatctatatatataatattataatatatacatataataaatatatattaatataaaaatattatataaatatatataaaatatatatatatatataattatatatataatatatatacatataataatatacatattatatacatatacatataaaatataatataaaattttatatatatatacataaaaatataacatatatatataatatataaaaattagaataaaaattataatataatataatataatatatatatataatagaataattaaataatattactatatataataaatataaaataaatatatatataattttatatatatattaattacataaaaaatatatattatataaaaatatataaaataatattttataatatatctatatctatataaaaattatatattttaatatcatatatatactaaaaaaaatattataattctatctttatacaatatcaaaattatataatattatatcttaacttttatatatcttatatatatattatattctatattttaatattaaattatattcttattatatacatatattatatttatacattaatacattatacatataatatatatatatctatataatatacatatacataaaatatatataatatatattatatataaaatatttaaaatattatataaatataaaatataatataatatattatatataatatatacataaaatatacaatatattaaatatatatattacaataaatataatatataatatacatatatatatgtatatatatgtatatatatgtatatatatatgtatatatatatgtatatgtatatttcttgtgCTGATGAGTTTTTTTTCATGAGGTGATTTCTGTGGGAGTTTGTGTGCTTAGTGTAAGGTTCATCTGTTTGTTCACTCAAGTTAGCGACTTTACCTCTGACAGATGTGGTCTTGATATAAaacttacattttttaaaatgaaattttgttaattattcatataatcattgcatgtatgtatgtacatatataaatatataaaaatataatatatataatatatatatatatataaaatatatatatatatatatatatattatatatatacacacacacacacatacatatatacacacacatacatatatacacacacatacatatatacacacacatacatatatacacacacatacatatatacacacacatacatatatacacacacatacatatacacacatacatatatacatatatatatacacatatatatatacacatatatatacacatatatatatacacatatatatacacatatatatatacacatataaaaaatatatatataataatatatatacaaaatattattaaaattgatatatatatattttattatatatatatatatatatatatatatatatatattttattttgtgtgtgtataaaatatataatatgtgtgtgtattttataatataattatatatatattatatagatatatatatatatctatatatataatatatgtatatatgtatatattttatatatatatatatatttatgtatatatatatatatatatatataatatgtatatatgtataaatatatatatattttaaaatgtatatatattatatatatatatatatatatatataaaattttattatgtatatattatatattatatatatatatatatattatatatatatttatgtatattttaaaatatatatatatatatataatattatatgttatatatgtatatatatatatttttatatatgtttgtatatatatattattgtatataatatatgtatatatatatgtatattatatattatattatatatatatatatgtataaagtatatatatatagtatatatataagatatatataatatatacaatatatataataatatatatataattaaaattataatacatacatatatataatatatatatattatatatatatatacattgtacatatatattttatattatattaatatatatatatatattttaatattataatatatatatatacacccaaaaataacatacatacatactacatacatacatacataataaataacatacaacatacataccacatacatcataacatacatactattatatatattatattatataatatatatatataatatactataatattatattgttttgttgttttgtttgtacaatattattttctatactacataaatatactaaacaaacacacacaacacaacaacaaacacaacattacaacaacacaacaaacaaccccaaaacacaacaaacaacaacacacaaattggtatttaaaaaagtataataaaattattgataGGAATTTGATTCAATGATGATCATTTTGCACAACAATTGTGCAGAATTTGGGGTTAACAAGGTTTAATGGGTCCCTATGCTTTCGCCCAAAGCACACAAGGTAGAATCTTTCAAGAAATTTTGAACAATGATGAGGATCTGAAACTTTCTCAAAcccaaaaacagaacaaaagtaATTGGTGGTCAGGTAACTGATGAAATTTATTGAGTCTTGCTTTTTTAGGAAGTGGAAGAATGTGAATACATTTTGTTTACAAGACAATTCCCTGGATATGGAAATGAAGTAAAAGGAAGTTACCACGAATGGGGATCCTTTTTGAAACGCAGCCAACAAGTGGTGAAATCAAATTTGCTGTCTGTGAGAATTTGATAGCAGAAATTTTTGGTGAGAAACTTCATCGTAGTTTTTGCAATTTGATTAGACAAATTTAAATTAgaacaaaataaatgattttaattGGTCCTAAGATTGTGTAagttttgaattttaattttacttatgCCTTGTTTTTAGATACTGTTGTGTTCAATTagttatttaacattttttttacataattccaGGTATTGGCTctgtataaaaagaagaaaacgattgTACGCAGTCCCCGGAAGGCCTCGAAACAGACCAGCCAGGGGCCCAATGCTTGGACTGACCGGGAAAAGTGATCAACCTGACGGGATTGtccgaaaggagaaagaaaaatggtatGTATGGGATTCATCTTCAACTCCTGTTCTCTTTTGTTGGTTTATTGGACCATTGTACATTTTTTGAAAATCAGAAGAAATGCAATCTGTACTTTCTAAATTTGTTGAATActgtaattttccttttctttttttcttttttttcgatctccacttattgcaattttcttttcaaattctgTTTTTCGAATGAAGattcataatttttaatgattGTCGCATTGAAGGGGAAGGCAGCAGGAAGACAAAGAACAAGAGAGTTTTGGCACATTCGGACTCAGATGAGAGTCGACCAGCTAAGGGCAGTGGATCAGAGCCTGAAGAAGGTACAGAGTATTTCAATTTTACGGGACTGatgtttgtaaatattatatatagtcacaGCCGAATCTCAGTCTTCTCTTCTAACTGATTTTATATGCAGTCTAATGAATAGATATAGGTTTGTGGTATTTCTAGAAGTGCTCCATTGATTGTGCATTCTCTCTGCAGGGGAAGTATCAGATAGCAACAGCAGCGACTCGGAAGTTGACCTGGATGAAGAATTCGACGATGGCCTTGACGAAAACATGATAGGAGATGAAGAGGACAGAGCGCGTCTCGAGCAGATGACGGAGAAGGAGCGCGAACAAGAAATCTACAACCGTATTGAGAAGAGAGAAGTTCTGCGCACTAGGTTtgaaattgagaaaaaattaaAGTTGGCCAAAAAGAAAGACCagcagaagagaaaggagaaggaaggagacaaaCCGAAAGTAAGGGCTCTCAGTCTTGGAATGGTGGCCTTTGAAGGCATAATTGATTTGCGTGTATGACtgttacctttattttattttttattttttattatgcttttttcACTTATTGTAAATTTATCATTCATCACAGGAGAAGAAACAACCTGttttgacagacagaaagaaaaccctagaggagagagcaggaaagACCGACAAATTTGCTGCTCTGAAGgcaaaacgagaaaataaaatcagattaggTATGAGTTTTTCATAGTTTTAATCCGATCCTAATATCAAAAATGATAGTTCTTGGTCTGTGATTTCTTTTATTTGGAATGATGtctacatgtttgtttgttttttattaatgaaaataactgagattttcccatcttttttccaCTCCAGCTGAGGAAGAGAGActtaagaaagagaaacaggaggaggaaaaaagaagaaaaaaggaagagaaagagcgatcAGCAGAATCTGATTCAGATGCAGAAGACAGCAAGGCTAAGCACAAACTTAAGGTTTGTTGGCAGATTTTTCCCAATAGTTGTGCTTAGAAgtcatgtacatttttttttttctattgacttttatattatttttatcttttagctAACTATAGGCAagatgaaaattttgaaaacaagGGATTTATAGAAAGAACAATTCCTAAAAGATAATAATTCTTTTCAACAGGCATCTGAGGTTTATAGTGACTCAGATGACAGTGGATCTGATAGCGATAAGTCAACAAAGTCTGAAAAATCCACGAGACGTCGctcctcttcattcctcctcttcttcatcctcggGTAGTGATAGTGATTCTGGCAGGTAAGAGACAGCTGTGCAGATTTCTACAGCTCGGGTTTTATATAGTAAATCTTTGGCAAGGAGAGTTATTTGGCTGCGGGCTCTCACCTCTTGTAGTAAAGACATTTCTAGTGGCTTTTAACCCATATTTAAAAGCTCAAAGCATCTTTGTACATCTCTTGAATTTGCgaacattattgtattttttgttttcatttacaaAAGCTTTTTCTTGCATTGgcttttttttagttcatttttttGAGACTTAATAAGAGactcaaatattttaaaatttagtgtATTAGGTTTATATATCCATCTTACTAGTAGTCATATCAGCCAAAAAGCACAGAGTTCTTTGATACATGAAAATGCATTTGTAACAGTTCTTTGATATAATTCATAGTTTCATTCTCATTATAGAAATTTTCCTTCAGATATGAGGTGGAAACAAACTGTGTAGTTAGGATATCTTGTTGCTGTGCTTAATTGTAATAATGTCTCAATGGATGCATTAATTGccttgtatttttctatattgtCAGCTGCTGCCACCAAGACAGTGAcattttttacatctttctctTGACTCAAATATGCCAGGAGTGCTTGTGTACATATctacacttttgttttttttttttatttttacacatggTAGATGGCTTCAGAAGTGATTAGTCACCATGTAGTCAGTTACTAGGCACACCTAAGGTCACTTGTTTACCCTACCCCTTAAATTCTCAGGAATGATTTGTTCCCAGATTTAAATAACATAATTGTGATGGAAGATTAtaaaagtaaacataataataataacaattaattataagtgtgatgtgataataatgaaaataatggtggtagtaataataactatactactacaattaataataatagtgaacaacaacagcaatgatattaacaatactaattaaaataatggtaataatgataatggaaaagatgataacaaatgacagtaaagaaagtaaaagtattttCCCTTCAATTCAAGGAATGAGGTAAATAGGGGAGATCAAGTAGGCCTAGTCATTTCCTCCATGGTGACTGAGTGCTTCTGGAACCAGCTGTGTGTAAACAAAAGTATTATAACCAAACCACAATGGACAGCGCATGTACCTGGTTGGTTAACAGTTTTGTGGGGTATGGAAAGGTGTTGGCCAAGGATAAGCATGGATAAATATTGCCTTTCTGTTTACAATGGATAGATATTACCAAATAAGCATTTGTGTAGACCTGTAAAAGATTAAAACATCAGGGAACACACTCCATAGGTATTTGATCTGCAATAAAATGTCTTATTTAtagaatgtgtatacatatatatatatatatatatatatatatatatatatatatatatatatatatatatatatatatatatatatatatatatatatatacagtgattaACAAGTTGTATAGGTTTGCTTGTGGTTTTCAGAACAGACAGCTGTGGTAGAATGAGTGCTTCTCAGCTCATTTCAGGTTTAATTTCAGTGAACTTGAATGGGAAATATTGATCATTGAGTAGCCATATATTTTCTGTCATACTATGTTAAAAATGTAGCTACAGTCAGAAAAAGAACACCGTAATTGTGTTATTCTTTTGATTGTGgctctgttttcttttccatctttttactGTTCGGCATCAATTGAAACAATGGACCAAGAATGGAAACTAGATAAACAAGGGGAAATTATTTGAAATGTTAAATCATATTTCCATAACTTCACGATGTAAACAAACCCATCAGTTTCCCAAGATTGATCAATTTATTGGTGGTTATAACCAGCCTAAGTGGCGAGGAGTCTGCAAAACCAAGCTCGGTTGAGGCCGCTACAAAGCCCCCAGCAAAAGTCACAGCCAAACCCACGGCAAAGCCCCCAGCTAAGAAACCTGAGCCTAAGGTGTCTGGGAGGCTAGAACAAAAGATTctgccttcttcctcctcctcttcttcttcttcctcttcttgctcttctccttcatcctcatcttcatcctttaGTGATTCCAGTGACAGTGATGTGTCACCCAAGAAGAACAAAGTTGGCAGGTAGATTTCTTGACAATGGGTttgaacttttttctttctctctctctctctctctctctcgcctttcttttaccctttttattcttAACATGTGTCCTGCCGCTGTACTAATCGCAAGTGGTATGTCAGATGTTGATAAATGCGTAATCAATGACATTCAGTGAAACT is a genomic window of Penaeus monodon isolate SGIC_2016 chromosome 10, NSTDA_Pmon_1, whole genome shotgun sequence containing:
- the LOC119577680 gene encoding mitochondrial import inner membrane translocase subunit TIM44-like, which encodes MAMEENRVKAFRMFNTFETNGMLKKDLIVPLKFQHLIEVHTLQRFYSATPPPQRPPTFLGKIIENLREEMSRNQKMKESLKEFRKDMEKLEKSEALQKAREKYHSVEEETAEGSKKAKQQLEFLKKRVSETVEEAQKAEILQKASKMTEEATRQAQKVGQTISQKGEELSKTQTFKTISETAKAVKEEIDHSTFGGAGARVYRAPRVLRKRVERDPEAEQRIIQANTEASGMVLHKDSQFAQSWQNFKDNNPYVNRVLIWKTKLDESDNPVVRASMLVKDKVSELFGGVFQRTELSEALTEICKMDPTFDKERFLLECEYDMIPNVLEAMIRPDLEVLKDWCYERAFSVLATPVKQAYQLGFKFDSKVLDVDNVDLVMGKVMDEGPVLAISFQSQQIMCLRNQKGEVVEGDPSKVLRVQYVWVLCRDQTELDSRAAWRILDLSAQSTEQFV
- the LOC119577681 gene encoding RNA polymerase-associated protein Rtf1-like encodes the protein MLSPKAHKEVEECEYILFTRQFPGYGNEVKGSYHEWGSFLKRSQQVVKSNLLSVLALYKKKKTIVRSPRKASKQTSQGPNAWTDREKFIIFNDCRIEGEGSRKTKNKRVLAHSDSDESRPAKGSGSEPEEGEVSDSNSSDSEVDLDEEFDDGLDENMIGDEEDRARLEQMTEKEREQEIYNRIEKREVLRTRFEIEKKLKLAKKKDQQKRKEKEGDKPKEKKQPVLTDRKKTLEERAGKTDKFAALKAKRENKIRLAEEERLKKEKQEEEKRRKKEEKERSAESDSDAEDSKAKHKLKASEVYSDSDDSGSDSDKSTKSEKSTRRRSSSFLLFFILGYLSGEESAKPSSVEAATKPPAKVTAKPTAKPPAKKPEPKVSGRLEQKILPSSSSSSSSSSSCSSPSSSSSSFSDSSDSDVSPKKNKVGRSNDSYRSRDERPKTVASKEDLEKIRLSRHKMERFVHLPIFSKAIIGCYVRIGIGSNQGRPVYRVAEITEVCETAKIYQLGNTRTNKGLRLKHGSHERVFRLEFVSNSVFSDSEYNKWVEDCAAHGTPLPLMEHVTQKQKDIQDLLYYQFSSEDIDKMVEEKARFNNNPTNFAVAKTLLMKEKDMAQQKGDEDTVEKLNGQIADLDEKASSLDKRRTQTIASISYINERNRKNNVEKAERAIMAEIAAKKGMKVEDPFTRRSTRPTMVTKTKEPEVVSSEMLIRLEHERKVKQEEEKKKKEEEAAKRKQEDEKKKDDERKRVQAEDLFAAHDFDVKIDLDVSMPATAPLAPKATLGNATNGSSIGTAPKRSLNLEEYKKKKGLI